The Mesobacillus jeotgali genome window below encodes:
- a CDS encoding dihydrofolate reductase has translation MISLIWAMDENRVIGYHNQLPWRLPEDLKFFKRMTMGHPIAMGRKTYESIGKPLPGRENIVITRDDQYEPEGCTVMHSIDDLLALADINKAKEVFVIGGAEIFKEVLPHADKLYLTMIHHQFEGDTFFPVFDIDKWELESRENGLKDEKNPYDYEFLIYKRR, from the coding sequence ATGATATCGCTTATTTGGGCAATGGATGAAAACAGAGTTATCGGATACCATAACCAGCTGCCGTGGAGACTCCCGGAGGATCTAAAATTTTTCAAGCGCATGACAATGGGCCATCCAATCGCCATGGGAAGGAAAACATACGAATCGATTGGCAAGCCCCTTCCAGGAAGGGAAAATATCGTCATTACACGTGACGATCAATACGAGCCCGAGGGATGTACGGTGATGCATTCAATTGATGACCTTTTAGCTTTAGCTGATATCAACAAGGCAAAAGAAGTGTTCGTCATCGGCGGTGCAGAAATATTCAAGGAAGTCCTCCCACACGCTGACAAGCTGTATCTTACGATGATCCATCACCAATTTGAAGGCGACACCTTCTTTCCAGTGTTCGACATTGATAAATGGGAGCTTGAGTCAAGAGAGAACGGCTTGAAGGATGAAAAAAATCCATACGATTATGAGTTTTTAATCTATAAGCGAAGGTAA
- a CDS encoding TerC family protein translates to MADILQGFVDTYVQFFNWDMWVEVLTDPVSWGLIGTLVILEGLLSADNALVLAVMVKHLPEKQRKRALFYGLLGAYAFRFIAIGIGVYLIEFWWVKVLGAGYLAWLAIKYFIEKKKEQSHDGGEVAGINQSGLLIRLFGTFWGTVAAVELMDIAFSVDSVLAALGISEEIWVLLLGGMLGVLMMRGVAGVFIRLIEKIPELETTAYILIFIISAKMLASVFGFHLEHAYFFILLLITFSATFVLHYVNKKKAEVNEQQKNVQ, encoded by the coding sequence ATGGCAGACATACTGCAAGGGTTTGTTGATACTTATGTCCAGTTTTTTAATTGGGATATGTGGGTCGAGGTTTTAACGGATCCTGTCAGCTGGGGGCTTATTGGTACACTCGTCATCCTTGAAGGGCTTTTATCTGCTGACAATGCCTTAGTCCTGGCGGTCATGGTGAAACACTTGCCAGAAAAACAGAGGAAAAGGGCATTATTCTATGGGTTGCTTGGCGCATATGCGTTCAGGTTCATCGCAATTGGGATAGGAGTGTATTTAATTGAATTCTGGTGGGTGAAGGTGTTAGGAGCTGGTTATCTCGCCTGGCTGGCAATCAAATACTTTATCGAAAAGAAAAAAGAGCAGAGTCATGATGGTGGGGAGGTTGCGGGAATCAATCAGAGCGGCCTGCTGATCCGGTTGTTTGGTACATTCTGGGGTACGGTGGCCGCAGTGGAATTAATGGATATCGCATTCTCTGTGGACAGTGTCCTGGCTGCTTTGGGCATCAGTGAGGAAATATGGGTCTTGCTCCTTGGGGGTATGCTGGGTGTTCTGATGATGCGAGGTGTTGCTGGGGTCTTTATTAGGTTGATCGAGAAGATTCCCGAACTTGAGACGACTGCCTACATCCTGATTTTTATCATTTCGGCAAAAATGTTGGCTAGTGTGTTTGGCTTCCATTTAGAACATGCGTATTTCTTCATTCTGCTGCTGATTACTTTCTCAGCCACATTTGTCCTGCACTATGTTAATAAAAAGAAAGCTGAAGTGAATGAACAGCAAAAAAATGTCCAATAA
- a CDS encoding class I SAM-dependent methyltransferase: MFVTTAGRTNEIMTANARAIALELNADFVPRKKRSVSALQEIVKDDCLVVGKERLELFPLGDAEPFFFHPNSAMFRIKRLMKGENDPLVDAAKLQEGMSFLDCSLGLGSDSIVASFIVGESGSVTGIEARPELEYLVKTGLKTWDSGYEAINHAMGKINVVQGYSLQFLLEQENDSFDCVYFDPMFDESILESDGIRGLTHFAIYEGLSQEVIQQAIRVARKRVILKDHFRSKRFEDFGFNVYRRKTAKFHFGVIEKE; this comes from the coding sequence GTGTTTGTGACAACAGCAGGCAGGACAAATGAGATTATGACAGCTAATGCAAGAGCAATAGCCCTTGAGCTTAATGCAGATTTCGTACCGAGGAAAAAAAGGTCAGTATCAGCGCTCCAGGAAATCGTGAAGGATGATTGCCTGGTAGTTGGCAAGGAGAGGCTAGAACTATTCCCGCTGGGAGATGCGGAGCCTTTCTTTTTTCACCCTAATTCTGCTATGTTCCGGATCAAACGATTAATGAAAGGGGAAAATGATCCTCTCGTAGATGCAGCAAAACTGCAGGAAGGGATGAGTTTTCTCGACTGCTCGCTTGGCCTTGGATCCGATAGTATCGTAGCTAGCTTTATTGTAGGGGAGTCAGGATCTGTCACCGGGATAGAAGCAAGGCCTGAGCTGGAATATTTGGTTAAAACCGGACTCAAAACATGGGATTCTGGATATGAAGCAATCAATCATGCTATGGGGAAAATTAATGTAGTACAAGGGTATTCACTCCAGTTCCTTTTGGAGCAGGAAAATGATAGCTTCGATTGTGTTTATTTTGACCCGATGTTCGATGAATCGATACTAGAGTCGGATGGAATCAGGGGCCTTACGCATTTCGCGATATATGAGGGGCTTTCACAAGAAGTCATTCAACAAGCAATCCGTGTTGCCAGGAAAAGAGTCATCCTGAAAGACCATTTCAGAAGCAAGCGATTTGAGGATTTTGGTTTCAATGTGTACAGAAGAAAAACAGCTAAATTTCATTTTGGAGTCATAGAAAAAGAATGA
- a CDS encoding twin-arginine translocase TatA/TatE family subunit — protein MLSNIGVPGLILILVLALIIFGPKKLPEIGRAFGQTLREFKKSTRELTSDVMEEFEEEKKEITKVTK, from the coding sequence ATGTTATCAAACATCGGAGTTCCTGGATTAATTTTAATCCTTGTCTTAGCCCTAATTATCTTTGGACCTAAAAAGCTTCCTGAGATCGGCCGTGCATTTGGCCAGACGCTTCGTGAATTCAAGAAATCAACTCGTGAATTGACAAGCGATGTCATGGAAGAATTTGAAGAAGAAAAGAAAGAAATCACGAAAGTCACTAA
- a CDS encoding lysophospholipid acyltransferase family protein, with translation MLRLIACFLYMGGYLVYTIPRLSRLKRLPDDLNPDIKKQLIHETPKKWSKTFMAMTGSQIEVEGLHHIPEGPVLFASNHEGNFDIPVLIGAIEKPFGFISKIEVKKVPVLSAWMEAINCVFIDRKNREKAHDSIMAGAKLLKEGNSLVIFPEGTRSKGGPIGLFKAGGFRLTKDSGVPIVPISIQGTADVFEKNGRLVKPAKIKVVISPPVYSRQYKDKDLISLAEEIRDVIIQSRNAKRIAS, from the coding sequence ATGCTTCGATTAATTGCGTGTTTTTTGTATATGGGTGGCTATCTAGTTTACACCATACCAAGGCTTTCACGATTAAAAAGGTTGCCGGATGATTTAAATCCAGATATTAAGAAGCAATTGATTCATGAGACGCCAAAAAAGTGGTCAAAAACTTTCATGGCAATGACAGGGTCACAGATAGAAGTTGAGGGACTTCATCATATACCAGAAGGTCCGGTGTTGTTTGCCAGTAACCATGAGGGTAATTTTGACATACCTGTTCTCATAGGAGCCATTGAAAAACCTTTTGGCTTTATATCGAAAATTGAAGTGAAGAAGGTCCCTGTTTTATCAGCCTGGATGGAAGCCATCAATTGTGTCTTTATTGATCGGAAGAATCGTGAAAAAGCCCATGATTCCATCATGGCAGGGGCGAAGCTCTTGAAGGAAGGGAATTCACTTGTGATTTTTCCAGAAGGAACAAGAAGCAAAGGTGGTCCTATAGGCCTCTTTAAGGCTGGAGGCTTCCGTCTTACTAAAGATTCAGGTGTCCCGATTGTGCCGATTTCCATACAAGGAACAGCTGATGTGTTCGAGAAAAACGGCCGTTTAGTTAAACCGGCAAAAATAAAAGTCGTAATCAGTCCCCCGGTATACAGCCGGCAATATAAGGATAAGGATTTAATTTCCCTTGCTGAAGAAATTAGAGATGTGATCATCCAGTCTCGGAATGCTAAAAGGATTGCCTCATAA
- a CDS encoding YpjP family protein, with the protein MPAWLRKSLVVMISIVTFGMVSPAQVNGFLTTTAERTERSTSAETSFAESLDVPLDEEDERDTFIHRAMKEAELQSFQKFGTKIGPVIEDEFRQTILPNIEKAIEMVAMQYPEEKLNSLRITEMPGGGESEKIFHIIGESGKDIIRFHVRRDQPPKEGFWFNFHYHTYHDNFQNHYELGKIFWAKNTPPKWKS; encoded by the coding sequence ATGCCCGCATGGCTGCGCAAATCTCTCGTTGTCATGATCTCGATTGTCACGTTTGGGATGGTATCTCCTGCCCAGGTGAATGGTTTTCTGACAACTACAGCTGAAAGAACAGAAAGATCGACCTCTGCTGAAACAAGTTTCGCTGAATCGCTGGATGTTCCCCTAGATGAGGAAGATGAGAGGGACACATTCATTCATAGAGCAATGAAGGAAGCAGAACTGCAATCTTTCCAGAAATTTGGAACAAAAATTGGCCCGGTGATTGAGGATGAATTCAGGCAGACCATTTTGCCTAACATTGAAAAGGCAATTGAAATGGTCGCAATGCAATATCCGGAAGAAAAGCTGAATTCTCTGCGTATCACAGAAATGCCTGGTGGTGGTGAATCTGAAAAGATTTTCCATATAATCGGGGAAAGTGGGAAGGACATTATCCGATTCCACGTAAGAAGAGACCAGCCGCCCAAGGAAGGTTTCTGGTTTAATTTCCATTACCACACTTATCATGATAATTTCCAGAACCATTATGAGCTCGGGAAAATATTTTGGGCGAAAAATACTCCGCCTAAATGGAAAAGCTGA
- the ilvA gene encoding threonine ammonia-lyase IlvA, producing MEQKTMKKKWVSVEDILIAYRHLKEVVAHTPLQLNQRLSEKYEADIYLKREDLQHVRSFKLRGAYYAMKLLWDQGLDHGVVCASAGNHAQGVAYACRQLGINGKIFMPATTPGQKVSQVEMFGREFVDIVLVGDTFDDSYREARECAEEEGREFIHPFDDEKVIAGQGTVAVEVLNDCQDSVDFLIASIGGGGLMAGVSTYIKSVSPTTRLIGVEPCGAASMNAAFEQNSVIPLKEIDTFVDGAAVKCVGSKTYDVCKENVDKLVAVPEGKVCSSILELYNEHAIVTEPAGALPIAALDLLRDEIKGKSVVCVISGGNNDISRMQEIKERSLLHEGLLHYFIVNFPQRAGALREFLDDVLGPGDDITRFEYTKKNNKESGPALVGIELKNKHEYHRLIASMENKGFAFMELNKDNQLFNLLV from the coding sequence ATGGAACAAAAAACAATGAAGAAAAAATGGGTAAGTGTTGAGGATATTCTCATTGCCTATCGGCATCTAAAAGAGGTTGTTGCCCATACACCATTGCAACTGAACCAGCGTTTATCTGAAAAATATGAAGCTGATATTTATTTGAAACGTGAGGATTTGCAGCATGTACGCTCTTTCAAGTTAAGAGGGGCTTATTATGCTATGAAGTTATTATGGGATCAGGGGCTTGATCATGGTGTGGTATGTGCCAGTGCCGGGAATCATGCTCAAGGTGTAGCATACGCTTGCCGACAGCTCGGAATCAACGGAAAGATTTTTATGCCAGCGACAACACCTGGCCAAAAAGTCAGCCAGGTGGAGATGTTCGGTCGTGAATTCGTTGATATTGTCCTAGTCGGGGATACATTCGATGACTCCTATCGGGAGGCAAGGGAATGTGCAGAAGAAGAAGGGAGGGAATTCATCCATCCTTTCGATGATGAAAAAGTAATTGCCGGGCAGGGAACCGTTGCAGTGGAGGTTTTGAATGATTGTCAGGACTCTGTTGATTTCCTGATCGCAAGTATAGGCGGCGGAGGTTTGATGGCAGGAGTTAGTACATATATAAAAAGCGTATCTCCGACGACCAGGCTTATTGGGGTCGAGCCATGTGGTGCAGCATCGATGAACGCAGCATTTGAGCAAAATAGCGTTATTCCCCTAAAGGAAATCGATACATTCGTAGATGGTGCAGCGGTCAAATGCGTAGGCAGTAAAACATATGACGTTTGTAAGGAAAATGTTGATAAGCTAGTTGCTGTTCCAGAAGGAAAAGTGTGTTCATCAATCCTGGAGCTATATAATGAGCATGCGATTGTCACTGAGCCGGCAGGAGCTTTACCGATTGCAGCCCTCGACCTTCTGCGGGATGAGATAAAAGGAAAGTCGGTGGTATGTGTCATAAGCGGAGGAAACAATGATATAAGCAGGATGCAGGAAATTAAAGAAAGGTCTCTTCTACATGAAGGGCTGCTGCATTACTTTATTGTCAATTTCCCGCAGCGGGCAGGCGCATTGCGTGAATTCCTTGATGATGTACTGGGGCCTGGTGATGATATCACGAGGTTTGAGTACACAAAGAAAAATAATAAAGAAAGCGGTCCGGCGCTTGTTGGTATCGAATTGAAAAATAAGCATGAATACCATAGACTGATCGCGAGCATGGAGAATAAGGGATTTGCCTTCATGGAATTGAATAAGGATAATCAGTTGTTTAATTTACTGGTATAA
- a CDS encoding BrxA/BrxB family bacilliredoxin, translating into MSMAYEEYMRQMVKPMREELTRADFKELLTAAEVEEFMENVEGTTLVVVNSVCGCAAGLARPSATQALLRSENKPDHLVTVFAGQDKEATAKMREYFTGLEPSSPSMALLKGKEVVHFIPRHDIEGQPMEAIMENLTTAFEAHC; encoded by the coding sequence ATGTCAATGGCATATGAAGAATATATGAGACAAATGGTAAAGCCAATGCGCGAGGAATTGACACGTGCAGATTTCAAAGAACTTCTTACCGCTGCTGAAGTTGAAGAATTCATGGAAAATGTAGAGGGAACAACGCTTGTCGTAGTGAACTCTGTTTGTGGTTGTGCTGCAGGTCTGGCACGTCCATCTGCCACTCAAGCTCTCTTGCGCAGCGAGAACAAGCCAGATCATCTTGTGACTGTTTTTGCAGGGCAGGATAAAGAGGCAACTGCAAAAATGCGTGAGTACTTCACAGGTCTTGAGCCATCTTCACCATCAATGGCATTGTTGAAGGGGAAAGAAGTCGTTCACTTCATTCCACGCCATGATATCGAAGGCCAGCCAATGGAAGCAATCATGGAAAACCTGACAACTGCATTTGAAGCTCATTGCTAA
- a CDS encoding thymidylate synthase, whose translation MKQYLELCEHVLNTGVKKEDRTGTGTISTFGYQMRFNLKDGFPLLTTKKLHLKSIIHELLWFLNGDTNVKYLQDNGVRIWNEWADDNGELGPVYGHQWRSWTGADGQTVDQITELIHTIKTNPDSRRMIVNAWNVAEINKMALPPCHCMFQFYVADGKLSCQLYQRSADVFLGVPFNIASYALLTMMVAHVCDLEPGEFVHTFGDTHIYSNHLEQVKLQLTRDPKPLPQMRINPEVKSIFDFKYDDFELVNYEAHPHIKGVVSV comes from the coding sequence ATGAAACAATATCTAGAACTTTGTGAACATGTATTGAATACAGGTGTGAAAAAAGAAGATCGGACAGGTACTGGTACGATCAGTACGTTCGGCTATCAAATGCGCTTCAACCTTAAGGATGGATTTCCGCTGCTCACAACGAAAAAACTGCACTTGAAATCTATCATCCATGAACTTCTATGGTTCCTGAATGGTGATACGAATGTGAAATACCTGCAGGACAACGGAGTGCGCATCTGGAATGAGTGGGCAGATGACAATGGGGAGCTCGGCCCAGTATATGGCCACCAGTGGCGTTCATGGACAGGTGCAGATGGCCAGACGGTAGATCAGATCACCGAATTGATCCATACTATAAAAACCAATCCTGATTCAAGAAGGATGATTGTCAATGCATGGAATGTGGCTGAAATCAATAAGATGGCTCTGCCTCCATGTCATTGTATGTTCCAGTTTTACGTAGCCGACGGCAAGCTTTCCTGCCAGCTGTACCAGAGATCGGCTGATGTATTTTTGGGAGTTCCATTTAACATTGCTTCCTATGCCTTGCTGACTATGATGGTCGCTCATGTCTGCGATCTTGAGCCAGGAGAGTTTGTGCATACTTTTGGTGATACCCATATTTACTCTAACCACTTAGAGCAGGTTAAATTGCAGCTCACACGCGATCCTAAACCTTTGCCGCAAATGCGGATCAACCCTGAGGTCAAATCAATATTTGATTTCAAATATGATGATTTCGAACTGGTCAATTATGAAGCGCATCCACATATAAAAGGGGTTGTCAGTGTATGA
- a CDS encoding anthrax toxin lethal factor-related metalloendopeptidase → MKKVYQIFVVIILSFTLLGSSNANMDGIFLYEYPKQSLLYETLQPEDARLAGRLIVLPEKDFDQAEAAMIIKRLTALPESMIFKAVNNNIKVKLFEGSLTDNPTASHLKGIVPRGYTSEKTWDQVPGIGGSRTVLVKIGSSEKGKGHGSINLELHEFAHSLDRHVYDGIRHEKRFQEIWKRESRLLFPGRAYFLDYPEEYFAESFAMFYIGGLPAKLLKEAAPQTYQYIEGLN, encoded by the coding sequence ATGAAAAAGGTTTATCAAATATTCGTTGTTATCATACTTTCCTTCACGCTGCTCGGAAGCTCCAATGCGAATATGGACGGCATTTTTCTATATGAGTATCCTAAACAATCCCTGCTCTATGAAACACTGCAGCCAGAAGACGCAAGGCTGGCTGGCAGATTGATTGTCCTGCCGGAAAAGGACTTTGATCAGGCAGAAGCGGCAATGATCATAAAAAGACTTACCGCCCTTCCGGAAAGCATGATTTTTAAAGCGGTCAACAACAATATTAAAGTGAAGTTATTTGAAGGCAGTTTGACAGATAATCCAACGGCAAGTCATTTAAAGGGAATTGTTCCTCGAGGATATACATCTGAGAAGACATGGGATCAGGTACCCGGGATTGGGGGATCCAGGACGGTACTTGTGAAAATTGGCAGCAGTGAAAAAGGAAAGGGCCACGGTTCTATCAATCTAGAACTACATGAATTTGCCCATTCACTTGACCGCCATGTATATGACGGAATCAGGCACGAGAAAAGGTTTCAGGAAATCTGGAAACGTGAAAGCAGGCTGCTTTTCCCGGGGCGTGCTTATTTCCTCGATTATCCTGAAGAATACTTTGCTGAGAGCTTTGCAATGTTTTATATTGGCGGACTGCCTGCAAAACTGCTTAAGGAAGCAGCACCGCAAACCTACCAATATATCGAAGGCCTTAATTAG
- a CDS encoding YceG family protein, translated as MHPINNKLIMYPVPVTYDDFLVMVNTTSSERPFYKKEGTNTQIGQVVASFIGIPHDEEAYYNQLYDCVHSHGLILLSDSSLKKIDVTDHIQSIQQISRVVKEQSLSIRDFVSQLDKGRLQPNVENFQINRQIREAAIKMIELYTNTEKEGLESKEFFFVLNDVINWIFHLESELKKADPDLRMPAFLWYGNFRKSHQLLIYFLIEMGCDLVSFNPAGNDILSIGEQEKLKICFHAFPEISTLEPFPEEVRMKTTTVAFRASKEIEKILDCDGTVIYKPWQLRDYNPNAITLKTTYDEMFLVAGEKAMFRPHFDLQTKVVKIPVIFAKVNGVTSNRREYWNRLHGLILQENTYLVKSLPFSQGANNDFRFHYQKLLDNDGLLNLEKMAGAHYWKYSHLPAGLQKGLASAIRNICAAPKLKPRNSEKVDDVKVYLFNQAMQIPEMILKMLQKFDYSQNVPKLILFNNQLNGSLTRPDAALLLLLNQFGIDIVIFNPAGQSDIENYIDQSAFVSHWLEDVVFEQELKEPSVIKKLIFHGISKILRRD; from the coding sequence ATGCACCCTATAAACAACAAATTAATCATGTACCCAGTGCCTGTTACATATGACGACTTTTTGGTCATGGTAAATACCACTTCTAGTGAGCGGCCGTTTTATAAGAAAGAGGGCACAAACACACAAATTGGACAGGTGGTTGCGAGTTTCATTGGCATTCCTCATGATGAAGAGGCATATTATAACCAATTGTATGACTGTGTTCACTCGCACGGGCTCATCTTGTTAAGCGACTCTTCACTGAAAAAGATAGATGTTACAGACCATATTCAATCAATCCAGCAGATAAGCAGGGTCGTCAAAGAACAGAGCTTATCCATCAGAGACTTTGTTTCACAGTTGGATAAAGGAAGGCTGCAGCCCAATGTCGAGAATTTCCAGATCAATCGGCAAATAAGAGAAGCGGCGATTAAAATGATTGAACTGTATACGAATACGGAAAAAGAGGGGCTCGAGAGCAAGGAGTTCTTTTTTGTTCTCAATGATGTAATTAACTGGATTTTCCATCTCGAGAGTGAACTAAAGAAAGCGGATCCTGATCTGAGGATGCCTGCGTTTCTTTGGTATGGGAACTTTAGAAAAAGTCACCAGCTTTTAATATACTTTTTGATTGAAATGGGCTGCGACCTTGTCTCCTTCAATCCAGCGGGCAATGACATATTATCGATAGGTGAGCAGGAAAAGTTAAAAATATGCTTTCATGCTTTCCCGGAAATCAGTACCCTAGAGCCATTTCCAGAAGAAGTGAGGATGAAGACAACTACAGTGGCATTCAGGGCGTCTAAGGAAATTGAAAAAATCCTCGACTGTGACGGCACGGTGATTTATAAACCATGGCAGCTAAGAGATTACAATCCTAATGCCATAACGTTAAAAACAACATATGACGAAATGTTTCTGGTAGCCGGGGAAAAGGCGATGTTCAGACCGCATTTTGATTTGCAAACGAAGGTTGTGAAAATTCCGGTTATATTTGCGAAAGTCAATGGCGTCACAAGTAATCGCCGTGAATATTGGAACCGTCTTCATGGCTTAATTCTTCAGGAAAATACCTATCTGGTAAAAAGTCTGCCCTTTTCTCAAGGGGCAAACAATGACTTCCGATTCCATTATCAAAAGTTATTAGATAATGATGGGCTGCTTAATCTTGAAAAGATGGCAGGTGCCCATTATTGGAAATATAGTCATCTGCCTGCCGGGCTTCAAAAAGGGCTCGCTTCAGCAATCAGGAACATATGTGCAGCTCCTAAACTTAAGCCAAGGAATAGTGAGAAAGTTGATGATGTAAAGGTTTATCTATTCAACCAGGCAATGCAGATACCTGAGATGATACTGAAAATGCTGCAGAAATTCGACTACTCCCAGAACGTGCCCAAGTTGATTCTGTTCAATAACCAGCTAAATGGATCGCTGACCAGGCCAGATGCCGCTCTTCTGCTGTTATTGAATCAATTTGGAATTGACATCGTGATTTTTAACCCGGCGGGGCAAAGTGACATCGAAAATTACATCGATCAAAGTGCATTTGTATCCCACTGGCTGGAGGATGTTGTCTTCGAACAAGAGCTAAAGGAGCCTTCAGTCATTAAAAAGTTGATTTTTCATGGCATCTCAAAAATCCTAAGGAGAGATTAA
- a CDS encoding toxic anion resistance protein, with product MNPTHDQSVSSSNGKSKNVAPISPIKLALRNEPEVQRLARSIDENIINILQYGKEPSVEVSRFSDVILDIMRTTNVEDSGDMLKQLGKVMDRFDKKDFETVFGGILSKLWRKSGKKADRVYNKYQSIGKEIEQVYIKISKYKYELTETTNMLERLYEQIHQDSLTLEKYVVGGELKLEEWKTKKLPQHEQNELKGNQLSSMELDSLRNAIELLEQRIHDLGIAKMTALQTAPQVKLLQQGYEKLIGKVNSAFLTTIPIFKDGLIQAAAAKRQKLMADSLKELNRRTNEVVTRNAQHTAANNVEVAGHSVTPSIKIETIEECYHIILKGMKEIKAIEEENKRLYEAGKQHLKQLQENCEK from the coding sequence ATGAATCCAACTCATGATCAAAGTGTCAGCTCTTCAAATGGCAAGTCTAAGAATGTAGCGCCAATATCTCCTATTAAGTTGGCATTGAGGAATGAGCCTGAGGTACAGAGGCTGGCACGGAGTATTGATGAAAATATTATCAATATCCTTCAATATGGCAAGGAGCCGTCAGTTGAGGTTTCACGCTTTTCTGATGTCATCCTTGACATTATGAGGACCACCAATGTAGAGGACTCTGGAGATATGCTAAAGCAATTAGGCAAGGTCATGGATCGTTTTGACAAAAAGGATTTTGAAACAGTCTTCGGGGGAATTTTAAGTAAGCTATGGAGGAAAAGTGGAAAGAAGGCGGATAGGGTTTACAACAAATACCAGTCAATAGGAAAGGAGATAGAACAAGTTTATATAAAAATATCTAAATATAAATATGAATTGACAGAAACGACGAATATGCTTGAACGTCTGTATGAACAGATTCATCAGGATTCCTTGACACTGGAAAAATATGTGGTGGGGGGAGAATTGAAGCTGGAGGAATGGAAGACAAAAAAACTTCCACAGCACGAACAAAATGAATTGAAAGGGAATCAATTGTCATCCATGGAACTTGATTCATTACGAAATGCGATTGAGCTTCTTGAACAAAGAATCCATGATCTTGGGATAGCGAAAATGACTGCTTTGCAGACTGCTCCCCAAGTAAAGCTGCTACAGCAAGGGTATGAGAAACTGATCGGCAAAGTCAACTCGGCTTTTTTAACGACCATCCCGATTTTCAAGGATGGATTGATACAGGCTGCAGCAGCAAAGAGACAGAAGTTAATGGCTGATTCGCTGAAAGAGCTTAATCGGCGCACGAATGAGGTGGTGACCAGGAATGCACAGCACACTGCGGCCAACAATGTGGAGGTCGCCGGCCATTCTGTTACGCCAAGCATCAAGATTGAGACGATTGAAGAATGCTATCATATCATTCTTAAGGGAATGAAGGAGATCAAGGCAATTGAGGAAGAAAACAAGCGTCTATATGAAGCCGGGAAGCAGCACTTGAAACAGCTTCAGGAAAACTGCGAGAAGTAA